A genomic region of Conger conger chromosome 6, fConCon1.1, whole genome shotgun sequence contains the following coding sequences:
- the LOC133130284 gene encoding zinc finger protein 501-like gives MESLSSTKGLFSPAVTVGAVKTEGAELDCSASEALDPAGPCSERPRGVEDAAGTSLGLNIVKVEPEELDCIKREQLANDLIKAETAERGFVKPDEVAVGEPGDHSIGPAHGEPHLWIPHVENGTHGRQVYSVEIPYFCTVCSETFCDFQSLKDHQRLHTGEKTHICTECGKNFKSSKILVIHKRIHTGEKPYSCTDCGKSFGRLGSLKTHQRIHTGEKPYSCAECGRCFNQLEHLKSHYQIHTGKKPYPCTQCGMNFGHLGTLRNHLRTHTGEKPYSCAECGKSFSQLGTLKTHQRIHSGEKPHSCSECGRRFNQLEHLRTHQRTHTGEKPYPCKDCGKCFNQLEHLRTHLRTHTGEKPYSCTECGKSFGAFGTFRDHQKIHTGEKPYVCTECGKSFKQMESLTRHQRTHTGEKPYGCSVCGKRFSQSWNLKVHQRNHKKEPAEPRSADSVQ, from the coding sequence ATGGAGTCGCTCAGCTCCACCAAAGGGCTTTTTTCCCCTGCTGTTACAGTGGGCGCGGTAAAGACGGAGGGGGCAGAACTGGACTGTTCTGCCTCCGAGGCTTTGGACCCGGCCGGGCCGTGCAGCGAGAGGCCCAGGGGTGTGGAAGACGCTGCCGGGACCAGCCTCGGCTTGAACATTGTAAAGGTTGAGCCGGAAGAACTGGACTGTATCAAGCGTGAACAACTCGCCAATGACCTAATCAAAGCGGAAACTGCAGAGCGAGGCTTTGTGAAACCGGACGAAGTTGCCGTCGGTGAGCCTGGTGACCATTCTATCGGCCCGGCGCACGGTGAACCCCACCTGTGGATCCCCCACGTTGAGAACGGGACGCACGGTCGACAGGTGTATTCGGTGGAGATCCcgtatttctgcactgtgtgCAGCGAGACGTTTTGCGATTTCCAAAGTTTAAAAGACCACCAGCGACTTCACACGGGCGAGAAAACGCACATCTGCACAGAATGTGGGAAGAATTTCAAGTCCTCAAAAATCCTTGTGATACACAAGCGCATTCACACTGGAGAGAAACCATACAGTTGCACTGACTGTGGAAAGAGTTTTGGGCGGTTAGGAAGCTTAAAGACTCATCAACGaattcacacaggagagaaaccgtACTCCTGCGCAGAATGTGGTAGATGTTTCAATCAACTAGAGCACTTAAAGTCACATTATCAAATTCACACCGGAAAGAAACCATACCCTTGTACACAGTGTGGGATGAATTTCGGCCATTTAGGAACCTTAAGAAATCACTTGCGCACTCACACGGGAGAGAAACCGTACTCTTGTGCAGAGTGCGGAAAGAGTTTTTCGCAGTTGGGAACCTTAAAGACTCATCAGCGTATTCATTCAGGAGAGAAACCGCACTCTTGCTCAGAATGTGGGCGGCGCTTCAATCAGTTGGAACACTTGCGGACTCATCAGAGAACTCACACCGGAGAGAAACCGTATCCTTGCAAGGACTGTGGGAAATGCTTTAACCAGCTGGAGCACTTGCGAACACACCTGCGAACTCACACGGGGGAGAAGCCGTACTCCTGCACCGAATGCGGAAAGAGTTTCGGCGCATTCGGAACTTTCAGAGACCACCAGAAAATCCACACCGGAGAGAAACCGTACGTTTGCACCGAGTGTGGAAAGAGCTTCAAACAGATGGAAAGCTTGACGAGGCACCAGAGGACTCACACCGGGGAGAAACCGTACGGCTGCTCCGTCTGCGGAAAGCGGTTCAGTCAGTCGTGGAACCTGAAGGTTCATCAGCGGAATCACAAGAAAGAGCCCGCTGAACCCAGGAGTGCTGACAGTGTTCAGTGA
- the LOC133130449 gene encoding insulin-like growth factor-binding protein 7 — MLTLVVLVASLTLSAAGSGRVARSCGTCEPSACAPLPADGCAFGTMLDPCGCCEICAAGLGELCGGRGLSARRCAPGMECVKDEDDPKSKFGICLCKSNYEVCGTDGVTYKTGCHLKTANQKALDEKKPEITVQNKGKCAQAPVIVTAPKEIFNVTGSQVFLSCEAIGVPTPILTWKKLSNGKGKAALLPGDRDNLAVQTRGGPEKHEVTGWVLISPLTEGEAGSYECHAVNSKGEASALGSITVVESLDAIPAEKDEEGEEL; from the exons ATGCTTACGCTCGTTGTTTTAGTGGCTTCGCTGACGCTCAGCGCGGCGGGGTCCGGTCGTGTTGCGCGGAGCTGCGGTACGTGCGAGCCCAGCGCCTGCGCCCCGCTCCCGGCCGATGGCTGCGCTTTCGGCACCATGCTTGACCCCTGCGGCTGCTGCGAGATATGCGCCGCCGGGCTGGGCGAGCTCTGCGGGGGACGCGGACTGTCCGCCCGGCGATGCGCCCCTGGAATGGAGTGCGTCAAAGACGAGGACGATCCGAAGAGCAAGTTTGGCATTTGCCTCTGCAAGAGCAACTACGAGGTGTGCGGCACCGACGGGGTCACGTACAAAACCGGCTGCCACCTCAAAACGGCCAACCAGAAAGCCCTCGACGAGAAGAAGCCTGAGATCACGGTCCAGAATAAAGGAAAATGCGCCCAAG CCCCGGTCATCGTGACGGCCCCAAAAGAGATCTTCAACGTGACTGGCTCCCAGGTCTTTCTGAGCTGCGAGGCCATTGGTGTCCCCACCCCCATCCTCACCTGGAAAAAG ctctcAAACGGTAAGGGGAAGGCCGCTCTGCTCCCAGGGGACAGAGATAACCTGGCTGTACAGACCCGCGGGGGCCCCGAGAAACACGAGGTCACAGGATGGGTGCTG ATCTCTCCACTGACGGAGGGGGAGGCGGGGTCGTATGAGTGCCATGCAGTGAACTCTAAAGGGGAGGCGTCTGCCCTGGGCAGCATCACCGTGGTGGAGTCCCTGGATGCCATCCCCGCCGAGAAGG aTGAGGAAGGTGAGGAGCTGTGA